In Cryptomeria japonica chromosome 10, Sugi_1.0, whole genome shotgun sequence, a genomic segment contains:
- the LOC131038210 gene encoding uncharacterized mitochondrial protein AtMg00810-like, producing the protein MECKPLSTPMETNLHKLKVEAEESEPIDPTLYREIVGSLMHLVNTRLDICYATNVVSHFMCEPKKIHLMAAKHILRYLRGSIGFGLNYEQVEINLQGYSDFDWAGSTTDRKSTTGCCFNLGSAMISWFSRKQSAVALSSTEAEYMAASMGAREAIQTH; encoded by the exons atggagtgTAAGCCTTTATCCACACCTATGGAAACAAATTTGCACAAACTCAAAGTTGAAGCAGAAGAGTCTGAACCTATTGATCCTACATTGTATAGAGAAATTGTTGGTTCTCTTATGCACTTGGTGAACACTAGACTTGACATCTGTTATGCAACCAATGTTGTGAGTCACTTTATGTGTGAGCCCAAGAAAATTCACTTAATGGCAgctaagcatatcttgagatatcTACGAGGATCTATTGGATTTGGGCTAAACTATGAACAGGTAGAAATCAATCTTCAAGGATATTCTGATTTTGATTGGGCTGGAAGTACGACGGATCGGAAAAGCactacagggtgttgcttcaaTCTTGGATCGGCTATGATTTCCTGGTTCAGTCGAAAACAGTCAGCAGTAGCATTAAGCTCCACTGAAGCTGAATATATGGCAGCATCCATGGGAGCACGTGAAGCT atccaaacacattga
- the LOC131038225 gene encoding E3 ubiquitin-protein ligase DIS1 isoform X2, whose translation MCPNGHTLCLPCKSRVNNWCPTCRNELGNIRCLALEKVAASLEFPCEYQKYGCRGIFPYYCKVKHESKCRFRPYKCPYAGHECTVSGSVPFLVAHLRDKHKADMHCGSVFSHEYVKSNPNLAENATWKLTVLHCFGQYFCLHFEEFELGLAPVYIAFLCFMGDDNEAKNFSYSLEVGANGRKMIWQGVPRSIVDSHTEVRDSHDGLIIQRNMALLFSGGDKLNLRISGCIWEEK comes from the exons TGTCCAAATGGGCATACACTATGTCTTCCATGCAAATCCAGAGTCAATAACTGGTGCCCTACATGCCGAAATGAGCTCGGTAATATCAGATGCTTGGCTCTTGAAAAGGTTGCAGCTTCTCTTGAATTTCCTTGCGAGTATCAGAAATATGGTTGTCGCGGGATATTTCCTTACTATTGTAAAGTAAAACATGAATCAAAATGTCGTTTCAGGCCATATAAATGTCCGTATGCAGGTCATGAATGTACTGTATCTGGCAGTGTTCCCTTTCTGGTCGCCCATTTGAGAGACAAACATAAAGCAGATATGCACTGTGGTAGTGTTTTCAGCCATGAATATGTAAAGTCAAATCCAAATCTGGCTGAGAATGCTACTTGGAAGTTAACG GTTCTCCATTGTTTTGGGCAATACTTTTGTCTACATTTTGAAGAGTTTGAACTTGGACTGGCTCCTGTATACATAGCTTTTTTGTGCTTTATGGGTGACGATAATGAAGCCAAGAACTTCAGCTACAGCCTCGAAGTTGGAGCAAATGGCCGGAAAATGATTTGGCAAGGGGTTCCAAGAAGTATAGTTGATAGTCATACCGAAGTCCGTGATAGTCATGATGGGTTGATTATTCAGAGAAACATGGCGCTATTGTTTTCAGGGGGTGACAAATTAAATCTGAGAATCAGTGGGTGCATCTGGGAGGAGAAATGA
- the LOC131038225 gene encoding E3 ubiquitin-protein ligase DIS1 isoform X1, translated as MMASCISFEEVIQELSDIIGLSHSAADPLVSEFIKDSFTLAIKPAITATSSVCELLECPICTIFMYPPIYQCPNGHTLCLPCKSRVNNWCPTCRNELGNIRCLALEKVAASLEFPCEYQKYGCRGIFPYYCKVKHESKCRFRPYKCPYAGHECTVSGSVPFLVAHLRDKHKADMHCGSVFSHEYVKSNPNLAENATWKLTVLHCFGQYFCLHFEEFELGLAPVYIAFLCFMGDDNEAKNFSYSLEVGANGRKMIWQGVPRSIVDSHTEVRDSHDGLIIQRNMALLFSGGDKLNLRISGCIWEEK; from the exons ATGATGGCTTCATGCATTAGCTTTGAGGAAGTGATTCAAGAATTGTCAGATATTATAGGCTTATCTCACAGCGCAGCAGACCCACTAGTGTCTGAATTCATCAAGGACTCTTTTACTCTTGCAATCAAGCCTGCTATTACTGCGACCAGTAGTGTCTGTGAATTGCTCGAATGCCCCATTTGCACCATTTTTATGTATCCTCCTATTTACCAG TGTCCAAATGGGCATACACTATGTCTTCCATGCAAATCCAGAGTCAATAACTGGTGCCCTACATGCCGAAATGAGCTCGGTAATATCAGATGCTTGGCTCTTGAAAAGGTTGCAGCTTCTCTTGAATTTCCTTGCGAGTATCAGAAATATGGTTGTCGCGGGATATTTCCTTACTATTGTAAAGTAAAACATGAATCAAAATGTCGTTTCAGGCCATATAAATGTCCGTATGCAGGTCATGAATGTACTGTATCTGGCAGTGTTCCCTTTCTGGTCGCCCATTTGAGAGACAAACATAAAGCAGATATGCACTGTGGTAGTGTTTTCAGCCATGAATATGTAAAGTCAAATCCAAATCTGGCTGAGAATGCTACTTGGAAGTTAACG GTTCTCCATTGTTTTGGGCAATACTTTTGTCTACATTTTGAAGAGTTTGAACTTGGACTGGCTCCTGTATACATAGCTTTTTTGTGCTTTATGGGTGACGATAATGAAGCCAAGAACTTCAGCTACAGCCTCGAAGTTGGAGCAAATGGCCGGAAAATGATTTGGCAAGGGGTTCCAAGAAGTATAGTTGATAGTCATACCGAAGTCCGTGATAGTCATGATGGGTTGATTATTCAGAGAAACATGGCGCTATTGTTTTCAGGGGGTGACAAATTAAATCTGAGAATCAGTGGGTGCATCTGGGAGGAGAAATGA